In the genome of Flexistipes sinusarabici DSM 4947, one region contains:
- a CDS encoding IS110 family transposase: MFKYFIGVDVSKDKFNFAVINGDLENIDNGCIEMNRAGFEEFKSKLDFYQDIIIAMESTGSYHINLLSFLGANNFKTALVNPALIKKFSEGSTLRKTKTDELDAVTIGKFIFKNIEYLDRFVPYSVDEVTALARLRENIVKEIAKTKTQLKQNLNLVFPEIVKECNIFNDTILNILEVFPTPESIRKAPKSKLKGVFNKASKGKKGRKLSLTYDRFKELAVDSIGISSEGYAKIVEHNIKSLKFLQSQLEEISNDFIDKINDSKKDDMEILSSIKGIGNTTAAHFIAEVRDINRFENRNKLSAYAGIDPSFKESGTSVNIKGKVTKKGNKSLRRALYLMATGVMKFNDYFRAYYLKKKSEGMSHRKAMIALCNKLLRTIFALLTKREFFVIKYS, translated from the coding sequence ATGTTCAAGTATTTTATCGGTGTTGATGTTTCAAAAGATAAGTTCAATTTTGCAGTTATCAATGGTGATCTTGAGAACATTGACAATGGCTGTATTGAGATGAACAGGGCCGGATTCGAGGAGTTTAAATCCAAGCTAGATTTTTACCAGGATATCATAATTGCCATGGAATCCACCGGCAGTTATCACATAAACCTGTTGTCTTTTTTAGGTGCAAACAATTTCAAAACAGCTCTTGTTAATCCCGCTTTGATAAAAAAATTTTCTGAGGGCTCAACCCTGAGAAAGACAAAAACGGATGAGCTTGATGCTGTTACAATTGGAAAGTTTATATTTAAAAATATCGAATATTTAGATCGCTTTGTTCCTTATTCGGTGGACGAGGTGACTGCATTGGCAAGGCTCAGGGAAAATATAGTAAAAGAGATAGCCAAAACAAAAACCCAACTCAAACAGAATTTGAATTTGGTATTTCCTGAGATTGTCAAAGAATGCAACATTTTCAATGATACAATTCTTAATATCCTTGAGGTATTCCCTACCCCTGAAAGTATAAGAAAGGCTCCGAAGTCTAAATTGAAAGGAGTGTTTAACAAAGCATCGAAGGGCAAGAAGGGCAGGAAACTTTCTTTGACTTATGATAGATTTAAAGAACTTGCCGTGGATTCTATAGGTATATCATCAGAAGGTTACGCAAAGATTGTGGAGCATAACATAAAAAGTCTTAAATTTCTTCAGAGCCAGCTTGAGGAGATTTCAAATGATTTTATAGATAAGATAAACGATTCCAAAAAAGATGATATGGAAATACTAAGTTCTATCAAAGGCATAGGAAATACCACAGCTGCCCATTTTATCGCAGAAGTAAGGGATATCAACAGGTTTGAAAACAGGAACAAACTTTCTGCTTATGCAGGCATAGATCCATCATTTAAGGAGTCTGGTACTAGCGTAAATATCAAAGGGAAAGTAACCAAAAAGGGGAACAAATCCCTTCGGAGAGCGTTGTATCTTATGGCCACTGGGGTTATGAAATTCAATGATTATTTCAGGGCATATTATTTGAAAAAGAAATCAGAGGGGATGTCACACCGGAAGGCTATGATCGCACTATGCAATAAGCTACTGAGAACCATATTTGCTTTACTTACAAAAAGAGAATTTTTCGTAATTAAATATAGTTGA
- a CDS encoding 4Fe-4S dicluster domain-containing protein, which yields MSKQLAFLVDSKKCIGCYSCAMACKNQYHQEPGVKWRDLNPLPGKIYPYRDRAFYSLSCNHCASPVCVSVCPVNAHTKRETDGIVVHDAEKCIYCKACINSCSYGASKDNKVQERAEKCSFCVERIDKGLLPACVQGCPTKALSMIDLDKADSGNIEQYPKGFEKHTKLNPSTRFVFAKTPKLVTSDTDA from the coding sequence ATGAGTAAACAATTAGCCTTTTTAGTAGATTCAAAAAAATGTATAGGATGTTATTCATGCGCAATGGCATGTAAAAATCAATATCACCAGGAACCGGGAGTTAAATGGAGGGATCTGAATCCTCTGCCGGGAAAAATATATCCGTACAGAGACAGAGCTTTTTATTCACTATCGTGCAATCATTGTGCGAGTCCGGTATGTGTTTCTGTTTGCCCTGTAAATGCTCATACTAAAAGGGAAACAGACGGAATTGTTGTCCATGATGCTGAAAAATGCATATACTGCAAAGCTTGTATTAACTCTTGCTCATATGGGGCGTCTAAAGACAATAAAGTTCAGGAAAGGGCTGAAAAATGCAGCTTTTGTGTGGAAAGAATTGACAAGGGGTTGCTCCCCGCCTGTGTCCAGGGGTGTCCCACAAAGGCACTGAGTATGATAGACCTAGATAAAGCTGATAGCGGTAATATTGAGCAGTATCCTAAAGGCTTTGAAAAACACACCAAACTGAATCCGTCCACCCGGTTTGTTTTTGCAAAAACTCCAAAACTGGTAACTTCCGATACAGATGCATAA
- a CDS encoding molybdopterin-dependent oxidoreductase, with product MKKKSSLTEKCSLGATSRRSFLKGTLAAGVAASVPLGFKSVHAWERTNFEGNYKIYRNACPRNCYDTCSIKSYVKNGSLEFVEGATESTFTDGALCVKGFSYPRRVYSPDRIKYPMKQIGRGTGNWKRITWDEALEEISSKILEIKEKDDNLLGMALDKYSGNFGITHYGVEGMMSSLGYTTRFVGTPCWPAGIDAQNFDMGNMWCNDPEDIVKSDYIIIWGGNPAWNSVHTMKFIYEAQKRGAKLIVIDPVFTQTAAKADIFIRIKTAQDGALALGMAKYIVENNMHDKDFISKHSKGFKSYEKYLKNNVTLEWAAEKSGVPVDVIKNTAREFASAGASTIWIGYGLQRHTNGGVNVRAIDSLVAMTGNVGKEGGGARYGHLQTWGFNYNAMVQKKPKGSKGYLGEKTIKSEFANDESGKADYSDRTININKIAEKILTTDNPPIRLLWVACKNPFAQDFDRPKLKKAFDKLEMVVTVDQFFNETVENSDIVLPSTTLFEEYTVNASYWHYWLSINEKAIPEQYEAKSDLQIGAMLSKKMNELEPGSCTFPQITDTKIWMEKEFNDGIHKLFGIKSWKDLKNGPKKAKLKSTASWYDMKFGTPSGKYEFSSDLAADYGHTKIPEYKNRREAYDKFRVLTPHTQFGLHSQFVNLDYMEDFNNGPFIYINPKAAKSKNIKDGDTVKITNKVGSMEVRARITNNIAEDVILMYEAWYKDLKYNVQNVVDDESSDMGTFKTGAPGVAIHDQFADIVKV from the coding sequence ATGAAAAAGAAAAGTAGTTTGACTGAAAAATGCAGTTTAGGGGCTACCAGCCGGAGGAGCTTTCTAAAAGGTACTTTGGCTGCCGGAGTGGCTGCTTCGGTACCGTTGGGATTCAAAAGTGTACATGCATGGGAGAGAACAAATTTTGAAGGAAACTATAAAATTTACAGGAATGCCTGTCCAAGAAACTGCTATGACACCTGTAGTATTAAATCCTATGTAAAAAATGGTTCTCTTGAGTTTGTGGAAGGTGCAACAGAATCTACATTTACCGATGGGGCTTTATGTGTAAAAGGCTTTTCTTACCCAAGAAGAGTTTACAGTCCGGACAGGATAAAGTATCCAATGAAACAGATTGGAAGGGGTACAGGTAACTGGAAAAGGATCACATGGGATGAAGCTTTGGAGGAAATTTCCAGCAAAATTCTGGAGATCAAAGAAAAAGACGACAATCTTCTGGGGATGGCACTGGACAAATATTCAGGCAACTTCGGAATAACCCACTATGGTGTGGAAGGCATGATGAGTTCCCTGGGATATACAACACGATTTGTAGGAACGCCATGCTGGCCGGCCGGCATCGATGCTCAAAACTTTGACATGGGTAATATGTGGTGCAACGATCCTGAAGATATAGTGAAATCAGACTATATCATAATCTGGGGAGGTAACCCCGCCTGGAACTCTGTGCACACAATGAAGTTTATTTATGAGGCTCAAAAAAGAGGTGCAAAGTTGATTGTCATCGACCCGGTATTTACACAGACTGCTGCAAAAGCCGATATCTTTATCAGAATAAAAACTGCGCAGGACGGCGCACTGGCTTTGGGTATGGCAAAGTATATTGTTGAAAACAATATGCATGATAAAGATTTCATAAGCAAACACAGTAAAGGCTTTAAAAGCTATGAAAAATATTTGAAAAACAATGTCACTTTAGAATGGGCGGCAGAAAAAAGTGGGGTACCTGTTGACGTAATTAAAAATACTGCCAGGGAATTTGCTTCTGCCGGCGCTTCAACGATCTGGATAGGGTATGGGCTGCAAAGACATACAAACGGTGGCGTCAATGTCAGGGCAATAGATTCCTTGGTGGCTATGACAGGAAATGTTGGCAAAGAAGGGGGAGGTGCCCGCTATGGACATCTGCAGACATGGGGATTTAACTATAATGCCATGGTACAAAAAAAGCCGAAAGGCTCAAAAGGCTATCTCGGAGAGAAAACGATAAAAAGCGAGTTTGCTAATGACGAGTCCGGAAAAGCCGATTATTCAGACAGAACAATAAACATCAATAAGATAGCGGAAAAAATATTAACTACTGACAACCCGCCCATCAGACTGTTATGGGTTGCCTGCAAAAACCCTTTTGCACAAGACTTTGACAGACCGAAACTTAAGAAAGCATTTGATAAGCTTGAAATGGTGGTAACTGTTGACCAGTTTTTTAACGAAACTGTTGAAAACTCTGACATCGTGCTGCCTTCCACCACTCTATTTGAAGAATATACAGTCAATGCTTCATACTGGCACTATTGGCTTAGCATTAATGAAAAAGCAATTCCTGAGCAGTATGAAGCGAAAAGTGACTTACAGATTGGTGCAATGTTGTCGAAAAAAATGAACGAGCTGGAACCAGGCTCATGCACTTTCCCCCAGATTACAGATACAAAAATATGGATGGAGAAGGAATTTAATGACGGTATCCATAAACTTTTTGGTATAAAATCATGGAAGGACCTCAAAAATGGCCCCAAAAAAGCAAAACTTAAGTCAACAGCTTCCTGGTATGATATGAAATTCGGTACACCGTCAGGGAAGTACGAGTTCAGCTCCGACCTGGCTGCTGATTATGGACATACGAAAATTCCGGAATATAAAAACAGGAGAGAAGCTTATGATAAATTCAGAGTGCTCACACCTCATACACAGTTTGGGCTCCACTCTCAGTTTGTAAATCTTGACTATATGGAAGACTTTAACAACGGGCCTTTTATTTATATTAACCCGAAAGCCGCAAAAAGCAAAAATATCAAAGACGGTGACACTGTAAAGATTACGAACAAAGTCGGCAGTATGGAAGTCAGGGCAAGGATAACCAATAACATAGCTGAAGATGTCATACTCATGTATGAAGCCTGGTACAAAGATTTAAAATACAATGTTCAGAATGTTGTGGATGACGAATCTTCAGATATGGGCACATTCAAAACAGGCGCTCCTGGAGTTGCCATTCACGATCAATTTGCAGATATAGTAAAAGTATAA
- a CDS encoding TorD/DmsD family molecular chaperone: protein MDNNDIILKFRDFFGSTTSEDLDQSYYDICEFYKIPCEKEINWEEEEFVFNRLFVGPAAPLAPMVASAYLDPEARIHGVTTTDVRTFYYELGLTLENEGNEPEDSLLHELSICSYLSQTAKIKPECRDIYNKFLKFHFFLWVPEFISRALNNAGESVAVSKVLDLFSDWLTREINKT from the coding sequence ATGGATAATAATGATATTATATTAAAATTCAGGGATTTTTTTGGCAGTACAACGTCCGAAGATCTGGATCAGTCCTATTATGATATTTGTGAGTTTTATAAAATACCTTGTGAAAAAGAAATAAACTGGGAAGAAGAGGAGTTTGTTTTTAACAGGCTCTTCGTTGGCCCGGCTGCACCCTTAGCTCCTATGGTAGCTTCGGCATACCTGGATCCGGAGGCCAGGATACATGGAGTAACAACAACTGATGTAAGAACGTTTTATTATGAGCTGGGGCTCACACTGGAAAATGAAGGAAATGAACCGGAAGACAGTCTTCTCCATGAGCTAAGTATTTGTTCATACCTAAGTCAGACTGCAAAAATCAAACCTGAATGTAGGGATATTTATAATAAGTTTTTAAAGTTTCATTTTTTTCTATGGGTTCCTGAATTTATTAGCAGAGCTTTGAATAATGCGGGTGAATCAGTAGCAGTGAGTAAAGTTTTAGATCTTTTTTCAGACTGGCTTACCCGGGAAATAAATAAAACATAG
- a CDS encoding PAS and helix-turn-helix domain-containing protein, translated as MSLASAGYVIILNDITCIVDQRIQLEKTVKERTEALRKSEKLFRSLFVSAGEGIVLADKNYKILQVNPKAAEIFKTSVENIVNVSCVSIIHPGSIDDFYVSAAMSEGDIISNEMNCITFSGEIFPASVTINKFKLNDKDFLHIIFKDISQQKSMEEYLKKEKAQAEEMNVTLKNVLKSIDKEKDDLELSISQKITTNIIPSLQKLAMEDSKDVRNVYLETLKNQLINLTKSGDSLSSRDIAKLTKSEVQVSQMIQSGYSSKDISEAMRLFLETVQTHRKNIRKKLGLSGSSVSLYSYLNSK; from the coding sequence ATTTCATTAGCTTCAGCCGGGTATGTCATTATTCTTAATGATATTACTTGTATCGTTGATCAGAGAATTCAGCTTGAAAAAACTGTAAAAGAGAGAACAGAGGCTTTAAGGAAATCGGAAAAACTTTTTCGCTCTCTTTTTGTATCTGCAGGGGAAGGAATAGTTCTGGCTGATAAAAATTATAAAATATTACAGGTTAACCCTAAGGCTGCTGAAATATTCAAAACTTCTGTGGAAAATATTGTCAATGTTAGTTGTGTTAGTATTATTCACCCCGGCAGCATAGATGATTTTTATGTCTCTGCGGCTATGAGCGAAGGAGATATTATAAGTAATGAAATGAACTGCATAACATTTAGTGGCGAAATATTTCCGGCCAGTGTCACTATCAATAAATTCAAATTAAATGATAAAGATTTCCTGCATATTATCTTTAAAGATATTTCACAGCAAAAATCTATGGAAGAATATTTGAAAAAGGAAAAGGCACAGGCGGAAGAAATGAACGTTACACTAAAAAACGTATTGAAATCAATTGACAAAGAAAAGGATGACCTTGAGTTGTCCATAAGTCAAAAAATAACAACAAATATAATACCGTCCCTTCAGAAACTTGCTATGGAAGACAGTAAAGATGTCAGAAATGTATATCTTGAAACTTTAAAAAATCAACTGATAAATCTGACAAAATCAGGTGATTCATTAAGCAGCAGGGATATTGCAAAGCTCACAAAATCAGAAGTGCAGGTTTCTCAGATGATTCAGTCAGGTTACAGCAGTAAAGATATATCTGAGGCTATGAGATTGTTTTTGGAAACAGTTCAAACCCACAGAAAAAATATAAGAAAGAAGTTAGGTCTCAGCGGCAGCAGTGTAAGTCTTTACTCTTATCTAAACAGCAAATAA
- the istA gene encoding IS21 family transposase, which produces MLQIEDIRNMYFNKGKNVSEICRETGFDRKTVNKYLEKENWTEVKLPLPEVRGSKLDAYKPEIDRWLEDDRRIRRKQRHTAKRVFDRLREKYPDFECSYRTVASYVSEKKQEIYNPKQSYLPLEHKAGEAQIDFGKADFVEKGVPFFGSYLSVSFPNSNGGYLQLFKGENFECLAQGLRNIFEHMGGVPHRHWYDNLSPVVKDILKGKDRNLTESFIRFREHYGFESAFCNPASGHEKGNVENKVGYLRRNLLVPVPEFSDLEEYNRELLVRCDKDMKREHYRKGEFISSLFEEDLKALNPLPTRVFEAESYEHVRVDAYGKFTLNDGKHTYSASPRLAGGRAVVVKSHNNIKVLDKNMKEVVVHNRLYGEERQESMDWLPYLSQLSKKPGALKYTGIYKMLPCSIRSWLDKVSPGEKSSALKMLASMTKESGFDVAVKSLENALSCNASDFESISSVYRSIISRMPELKPVSLSPDVPELRKVDSDFSKYDRLFNSEVGHVSN; this is translated from the coding sequence ATGTTACAAATTGAAGATATCAGAAATATGTACTTTAACAAAGGCAAGAATGTGTCGGAAATATGCAGAGAAACCGGCTTTGATCGCAAGACAGTAAACAAGTATCTTGAGAAAGAGAACTGGACAGAAGTAAAGCTGCCGTTACCGGAAGTCAGGGGATCGAAGCTTGATGCGTATAAGCCTGAGATAGACAGATGGTTAGAAGATGACAGAAGAATAAGGCGCAAACAAAGGCATACAGCCAAAAGGGTATTTGACAGATTGAGGGAAAAATATCCTGATTTTGAGTGCAGCTACCGGACAGTAGCGAGTTATGTATCAGAGAAGAAGCAGGAGATTTACAACCCTAAGCAGTCGTACTTACCTTTAGAGCATAAAGCGGGTGAAGCCCAGATAGACTTCGGTAAGGCTGACTTTGTAGAAAAAGGTGTACCGTTTTTTGGCTCTTATCTGAGCGTATCATTCCCCAACAGCAATGGCGGTTATCTGCAGCTTTTTAAGGGGGAGAACTTTGAATGCCTTGCCCAGGGATTGAGAAATATTTTTGAACATATGGGCGGTGTCCCCCATAGGCATTGGTATGACAATTTATCCCCTGTAGTTAAAGATATCTTAAAAGGCAAAGACCGTAATTTGACAGAATCATTTATAAGATTCAGGGAACATTACGGATTCGAGTCAGCATTCTGCAATCCGGCTTCCGGTCATGAGAAGGGAAATGTAGAGAATAAAGTTGGTTATTTAAGGCGTAATCTTCTTGTTCCCGTTCCGGAGTTTTCAGATTTGGAAGAGTACAACCGTGAGCTGCTGGTAAGGTGTGACAAAGATATGAAGCGTGAGCATTACCGTAAAGGGGAATTTATCTCCAGTCTTTTTGAAGAGGATTTGAAAGCACTCAATCCGCTGCCTACCAGAGTTTTTGAGGCGGAGAGTTATGAGCATGTAAGAGTTGATGCTTACGGCAAATTTACATTGAATGACGGTAAACACACCTATTCAGCCTCTCCACGCCTTGCAGGTGGTAGAGCTGTAGTAGTAAAGAGCCATAACAATATCAAAGTGCTTGATAAAAATATGAAGGAGGTGGTTGTTCACAATAGGCTTTATGGAGAAGAGAGACAGGAATCTATGGATTGGTTACCATATCTCAGTCAGCTCTCAAAGAAGCCTGGTGCCCTGAAATATACGGGTATTTATAAAATGCTCCCCTGTTCTATCAGGAGTTGGCTTGATAAAGTATCACCGGGGGAAAAATCTTCAGCACTAAAAATGCTTGCAAGTATGACTAAGGAGTCGGGGTTTGATGTGGCAGTAAAATCCCTGGAAAATGCATTGTCATGCAATGCCAGTGATTTTGAGAGTATATCCTCTGTTTACAGGAGTATAATCAGCAGGATGCCTGAGCTTAAGCCGGTAAGTCTGTCACCTGATGTTCCTGAATTGAGAAAGGTTGATTCTGATTTCAGTAAATATGACCGATTATTTAATAGCGAGGTTGGTCATGTCAGTAATTGA
- a CDS encoding ATP-binding protein: MSVIESVAEACKELKLSRNIVDNMQKIQEEDRYKFLLQLFQLEIQHRADNRRQRNIKSAGFYNMKSFSDYVYNDLELPSGLSISDIESAEFVRRKENLILYGNSGTGKSHLAFKIALGVASHL; encoded by the coding sequence ATGTCAGTAATTGAGTCTGTGGCAGAAGCCTGCAAGGAGCTGAAGCTGAGCAGGAATATAGTGGATAATATGCAGAAGATACAGGAAGAAGACAGGTATAAGTTTTTACTGCAATTGTTCCAGCTGGAAATACAACATAGGGCTGATAACCGCAGGCAGAGGAATATAAAGAGTGCCGGTTTTTACAACATGAAGAGTTTTTCTGATTATGTGTATAACGATTTAGAGCTTCCGTCCGGCTTAAGTATATCAGATATAGAATCTGCAGAATTTGTCAGGCGTAAGGAGAATCTAATTTTATACGGGAATTCCGGGACGGGCAAGTCCCACCTTGCCTTTAAGATTGCATTAGGAGTTGCAAGCCACCTTTAA
- a CDS encoding transposase: protein MISETVENVKGKIRKIVHDLNEHISKPQQKYLLEMIPGCFSTGSLNLTSISGYLSEKTKVKHTLKRLQRNTENYSSLLKISNLYNIHSSYEETIKDERVLISVDEGDLVHDYGKSFELISKVRDGSSKKKRINNGYFLNHAVCYSLSSKRVLPLYLDIHSSISPDFKSANNETIKLLDTIEKKFKDKGIFVMDRGYDAGVILEYLYKKGLSFIIRSVGNRHVTHRGKNVLVSKLCKSVINKRYKKNSFSYGYAKCYYKGRPMTVISAKGAEKDNYVYLLCEGHIRKSKEAFFRVKSYFKRWKVEESFRFMKQQLGIERCLVRKFDSIKTMLGIASFCWNLLSRIESDRLLAVELERMSRREKYNTKNRTVCTFMHYRISDGIRNMLLSYNKRLFRFRDKKYKSDIVYYMKIPYYLEKHREREIIDGIPVVRRKKSLLVA from the coding sequence ATGATAAGTGAAACCGTGGAAAATGTGAAGGGAAAAATTAGAAAAATTGTGCACGATCTCAACGAACATATTTCAAAGCCTCAGCAAAAATATTTACTGGAAATGATTCCGGGATGTTTTTCAACAGGCAGCTTAAATCTTACATCCATATCGGGCTATCTGAGTGAAAAGACCAAAGTAAAACATACGCTAAAAAGGCTGCAAAGGAATACAGAGAACTATTCGTCCCTGCTTAAAATTTCAAATTTATATAATATTCACAGCAGTTATGAAGAAACGATAAAAGATGAGAGAGTACTAATATCAGTGGATGAGGGAGATCTGGTTCATGATTATGGCAAGTCATTTGAACTCATATCGAAGGTTCGTGACGGCAGCAGCAAAAAGAAACGGATAAATAATGGTTATTTTCTGAATCATGCAGTTTGTTACAGTCTTTCCAGCAAAAGAGTGTTACCGCTTTATCTTGATATTCACAGTAGCATTTCCCCTGATTTCAAGAGTGCCAACAATGAGACAATAAAATTATTGGATACAATAGAGAAAAAATTCAAAGATAAGGGTATTTTTGTAATGGACAGGGGCTATGATGCTGGAGTTATACTGGAATATCTTTATAAAAAGGGTCTGAGTTTTATAATAAGAAGCGTTGGTAACCGTCATGTAACTCACAGAGGCAAGAACGTACTGGTTTCCAAGTTGTGCAAATCTGTCATAAACAAACGTTACAAAAAGAATAGTTTTTCTTATGGTTATGCGAAATGTTATTATAAGGGGCGTCCTATGACGGTAATAAGTGCTAAGGGGGCAGAAAAGGATAATTATGTCTATCTTCTTTGCGAGGGTCATATAAGAAAGAGCAAGGAAGCCTTTTTCCGGGTGAAGAGTTATTTCAAAAGATGGAAGGTAGAAGAGAGTTTCAGATTTATGAAGCAGCAGTTGGGCATAGAGAGATGTCTTGTGAGGAAATTTGATTCTATAAAGACAATGCTTGGTATAGCTTCTTTTTGCTGGAATTTATTATCCCGGATAGAATCAGACAGATTGTTAGCGGTGGAACTTGAGAGAATGTCGAGACGTGAGAAATATAACACAAAGAATAGGACAGTGTGCACATTTATGCATTACAGGATATCAGACGGTATCAGGAATATGTTATTGTCTTATAATAAGAGGCTTTTTAGATTTAGAGATAAAAAATATAAATCAGATATAGTGTATTATATGAAGATACCGTATTATTTAGAAAAACATAGGGAAAGAGAAATTATAGATGGTATTCCTGTTGTCAGAAGGAAAAAAAGTTTACTCGTGGCATAA
- a CDS encoding thioredoxin family protein: MKIKVLGPGCKNCEALHKATIAAVEELGMSDAYVEYVKDISEISKYIMATPGLVVDEVVVHEGKPLPTAGKINKILQKAKG; this comes from the coding sequence ATGAAGATTAAAGTATTAGGTCCGGGCTGCAAAAACTGTGAAGCGCTGCACAAAGCAACAATTGCGGCGGTGGAAGAGCTTGGAATGAGCGATGCTTATGTGGAGTATGTAAAAGATATATCTGAAATAAGCAAATATATTATGGCCACCCCGGGACTTGTGGTGGACGAAGTGGTTGTGCATGAGGGGAAACCTCTTCCTACTGCAGGAAAAATTAATAAGATATTGCAAAAAGCTAAGGGGTAA
- a CDS encoding permease, whose amino-acid sequence MKERNKFLTILLIFAYVYFVDFNTPSVSGAILEGFYMLQEYVRKHTLTCLVPALFIAGAMSATISQASVIKYFGAEAKKIVSYSVASVSGAILAVCSCTILPLFAGIYSRGAGLGPAMAFVYSGPAVNILAIVLTARVLGFEMGLARAIGAIIFAVIIGLSMAFIFRNDEKERYNSAPKREIETEDGHPLQTFIFFAALIGVLIFATWANPASDGGIFALTFHYKWPLTAVSLAVVIIMAFTGMDKEKRGTWMDETWGFSKQILPLLFIGVLVAGFLLGRPGHEGIIPSQYVEGLVGGNSLFANFFASIVGAFMYFATLTEIPILQGLIGSGMGKGPALALLLAGPSLSLPNMLVIRSVIGTRKTVVYVILVVVMSTVAGVIYGTFWG is encoded by the coding sequence ATGAAAGAAAGAAACAAATTTTTAACTATTTTGCTCATTTTTGCCTACGTTTATTTTGTGGATTTTAATACCCCTTCAGTTTCCGGGGCAATTCTAGAAGGCTTTTATATGCTCCAAGAATATGTCAGGAAGCATACGCTTACCTGTCTGGTGCCTGCCCTATTTATTGCCGGAGCTATGAGTGCCACTATTTCCCAGGCATCTGTAATAAAATATTTCGGAGCTGAAGCCAAAAAAATAGTCTCATATTCTGTGGCATCGGTATCCGGAGCTATACTGGCCGTTTGTTCCTGTACAATTCTCCCTCTTTTTGCAGGCATATATTCCAGAGGGGCCGGGCTCGGACCGGCAATGGCTTTTGTTTATTCCGGTCCTGCAGTAAATATTCTGGCAATTGTTTTAACTGCAAGAGTTTTAGGTTTTGAGATGGGGCTTGCCAGAGCAATCGGTGCTATAATTTTTGCAGTAATTATAGGATTATCAATGGCTTTTATTTTCAGAAACGATGAGAAGGAAAGATATAATAGCGCACCAAAACGGGAAATAGAAACTGAAGACGGTCACCCGCTGCAAACATTTATATTCTTTGCAGCACTAATAGGTGTGCTGATATTTGCCACATGGGCAAATCCGGCTTCTGATGGCGGCATCTTTGCCCTGACTTTTCATTATAAATGGCCACTGACGGCAGTTTCACTGGCTGTTGTCATCATAATGGCATTTACAGGAATGGATAAAGAGAAAAGGGGTACCTGGATGGACGAAACGTGGGGGTTTTCAAAACAGATTTTGCCCCTTCTTTTCATCGGTGTCTTGGTAGCTGGTTTTCTCCTGGGGCGCCCGGGGCACGAAGGTATAATACCCTCACAATATGTTGAAGGACTTGTCGGGGGCAACAGTCTCTTTGCCAACTTTTTTGCTTCCATTGTCGGAGCATTCATGTATTTTGCCACTCTCACCGAAATACCTATCTTGCAGGGGCTTATCGGCTCCGGTATGGGTAAAGGTCCGGCTCTTGCCCTTCTGTTGGCAGGACCGTCACTCAGTCTGCCCAACATGCTTGTTATAAGGAGTGTGATAGGAACCCGGAAAACGGTTGTATATGTTATACTTGTTGTGGTTATGTCTACAGTAGCAGGTGTTATTTACGGAACATTCTGGGGCTAA
- a CDS encoding arsenate reductase ArsC, whose protein sequence is MAISKKLLFLCTGNSCRSQMAEAYGKNYLKNYDVYSAGQEKHGLNPYMLKVMKEDGYEMQGHYSKTLNDVNDIDFDVVVTVCGHANETCPMYLKKAQIIHKGFDDPAQVTGSDEEILGQFRKVRDEIKSYIKNELSKII, encoded by the coding sequence ATGGCAATCTCAAAAAAACTTTTGTTTCTATGCACGGGTAATTCCTGCAGAAGCCAGATGGCTGAGGCGTACGGAAAAAATTATCTGAAAAATTATGATGTTTATTCGGCCGGGCAGGAAAAACACGGACTCAACCCTTATATGCTGAAAGTAATGAAGGAAGACGGTTACGAGATGCAGGGGCATTATTCAAAAACGCTGAATGATGTAAACGATATAGATTTTGATGTGGTTGTTACCGTCTGTGGTCATGCGAATGAAACTTGCCCGATGTATCTAAAAAAGGCACAGATTATACATAAGGGTTTTGATGACCCAGCTCAGGTAACAGGTAGCGATGAAGAAATACTTGGTCAATTCAGAAAAGTACGTGATGAAATAAAAAGTTATATAAAAAACGAATTGAGCAAAATTATTTGA